Within the Vespa crabro chromosome 5, iyVesCrab1.2, whole genome shotgun sequence genome, the region CCAGGATATTACTTATTAATCCAGGCAACTTCGACGTGCTCAGGAATATACCAAGGACAAAAGGATGGATCCTTTTTATCGTTGCGTCAGCAGAGCAACACCGCGACCTGCAGCCAGCGCGGCTCTCCTGCTCGTGCTCGTGTCACTGACGCACGCGCCACCAAGTCTGCTGCACCTTCTCGTGGAGCTTCTTGCAGATACCGGCGAGCCTCCGTCACATTCCAGCATCCGCGCCGTTTTCATCGTTCTCAACGCCCACGTCCTGGCTTGAAAATGTTGTTGTCTgaccgccgccaccgccgccgccaccgccaccaccaccatcgccatcaccaccaccgTCGTTACCCTCTAATGTCTCTCCGCTCTCATCACCTTCTTCCAATGTcatttgaaaatgttttttatcgGACTGTTGTTGTTGATCGTTTCCAGCCTGTAGCTGTTGTTGATCGTCGGacggtggtgatggtggtatcATCGACTGATACCAATCTCTATTCTCTTCCAACGTATCCAAAATCTCTTGAGCGTCAGGATGTACCAAATCTGCCCAGGTTTCCCAAAGCGGATGcacaatataatcgataaagcCGACCTGCGACTTCTCGATCGTAGCGCTGTGCCTATCGCACATAGGACTTATGTCCATGTTCTGTTCGCGCTCTCGATCACCCTGGAGGAAAAACTCCTCCATCAATAGGCTCACCCATCGTCGATAAAGCGGTAATGGTTTCGTTGGATTCGACAGGTCCGCACAATGAACGAGATTCTCTAACACCTGTATGCGATCTGTATAATTGTCTAGAAGTAATACGCCAGAACCAGCgactttcttcgtttctaccATTGTTTTCAGATCTGCTAATAGGGACATGTGCTTCGACATGTCCGTTGATAGGACCATGTCGATCACCATTTTCCTTAAGGTTTGCCGTTGCTTTTTCGTCATATTCACGAATATATCGCAACCTTCGTTCTGCAGAAGCTTGAACGCCACCGCAAGGTGATGATTCTCCAATACGGACTCGTCGTTGTACATCAGGGCGAGCTCGGAGCctagaataaaaaggaaaaaaaaaattcccttTGTTAgaaaatacaaacgataaaaacaacatttctttgatttttcattaaagtttctttcttttttatttttttttttccttttttttcttttgaatttaaCACTTACTCGAATTGATAAGGAACTGATTCGTTAGCCCGGGATGATCCACGTCGTGGATCGTGGCCGCAAACAGAGCTGCTGTGATCTCCAACGGCGTAAACACAGACtgcaaatattaatttattattgtgttatgaGTCAAATCAATAAGCTTTCCTAATCATTGTCAATTAACATCAAAATTGCTTACCTCGAGGGCGGGTGTGTTGAGTAATGTGTGAGTGGATTGGGTCACATCGGCGGCGTGAAGACTGTTATGGAAGGGATTATCCTTCACGTAATGATCCTCAAGGGTCATCATGAAGGTAACGAAGGTCTTCGGCGGTATTGCCAACGACTTCAACAAATCTCGGCTTTGGAAGGCCGTATAAGCGACACAGGTGAGAGGTCGATTATTACTGAGCTCGCCTATCCTGAAGATGTCGATGCCCCACTTGTCGATGTCCGACAATAActagtaaaagaaatattaaatcatttttttttctctttttccttttctttcttttctttttgcaaacAATATTTTGCAAGAAATATTTGTCGATTCGACGATTAATTCCGACGGATC harbors:
- the LOC124424362 gene encoding cAMP-specific 3',5'-cyclic phosphodiesterase isoform X9 produces the protein MSSLQVPELRLPAGDGGGGAGSGTGSKGTAPLLLVPPSNVPRRRHSWICSFDVENGASTLDGGAGGGGGASPSAGLVLQTLPQRRESFLYRSDSDFEMSPKSMSRNSSIASERFKETELPVERAIFTDQYSHGEDLIVTPFAQILASLRAVRNNFLSLTNVPTNKSRRSSGAQGSSTPQPRILAPGEEPYIKLAVETMEELDWCLDQLETIQTHRSVSDMASLKFKRMLNKELLHFSESSKSGNQISEYICNTFLDKQQELDLPSLRIEDAVAAAGSVDARAAKKKDRVQRGPAAMSHISGVKRPLTHTNSFTGERVPLHGVETPHEEELGKLLSDIDKWGIDIFRIGELSNNRPLTCVAYTAFQSRDLLKSLAIPPKTFVTFMMTLEDHYVKDNPFHNSLHAADVTQSTHTLLNTPALESVFTPLEITAALFAATIHDVDHPGLTNQFLINSSSELALMYNDESVLENHHLAVAFKLLQNEGCDIFVNMTKKQRQTLRKMVIDMVLSTDMSKHMSLLADLKTMVETKKVAGSGVLLLDNYTDRIQVLENLVHCADLSNPTKPLPLYRRWVSLLMEEFFLQGDREREQNMDISPMCDRHSATIEKSQVGFIDYIVHPLWETWADLVHPDAQEILDTLEENRDWYQSMIPPSPPSDDQQQLQAGNDQQQQSDKKHFQMTLEEGDESGETLEGNDGGGDGDGGGGGGGGGGGGQTTTFSSQDVGVENDENGADAGM
- the LOC124424362 gene encoding cAMP-specific 3',5'-cyclic phosphodiesterase isoform X11; translated protein: MGQDWCARRRKRSSSGCCPCGPRVHPSNSFDVENGASTLDGGAGGGGGASPSAGLVLQTLPQRRESFLYRSDSDFEMSPKSMSRNSSIASERFKETELPVERAIFTDQYSHGEDLIVTPFAQILASLRAVRNNFLSLTNVPTNKSRRSSGAQGSSTPQPRILAPGEEPYIKLAVETMEELDWCLDQLETIQTHRSVSDMASLKFKRMLNKELLHFSESSKSGNQISEYICNTFLDKQQELDLPSLRIEDAVAAAGSVDARAAKKKDRVQRGPAAMSHISGVKRPLTHTNSFTGERVPLHGVETPHEEELGKLLSDIDKWGIDIFRIGELSNNRPLTCVAYTAFQSRDLLKSLAIPPKTFVTFMMTLEDHYVKDNPFHNSLHAADVTQSTHTLLNTPALESVFTPLEITAALFAATIHDVDHPGLTNQFLINSSSELALMYNDESVLENHHLAVAFKLLQNEGCDIFVNMTKKQRQTLRKMVIDMVLSTDMSKHMSLLADLKTMVETKKVAGSGVLLLDNYTDRIQVLENLVHCADLSNPTKPLPLYRRWVSLLMEEFFLQGDREREQNMDISPMCDRHSATIEKSQVGFIDYIVHPLWETWADLVHPDAQEILDTLEENRDWYQSMIPPSPPSDDQQQLQAGNDQQQQSDKKHFQMTLEEGDESGETLEGNDGGGDGDGGGGGGGGGGGGQTTTFSSQDVGVENDENGADAGM
- the LOC124424362 gene encoding cAMP-specific 3',5'-cyclic phosphodiesterase isoform X7, encoding MIAFWFLIWTIARSKDIDINSRRNSRRDSVIRETRDRADSRDVTTVIGLPIVDRRKSRLRRHSRRFYVDRAKSFDVENGASTLDGGAGGGGGASPSAGLVLQTLPQRRESFLYRSDSDFEMSPKSMSRNSSIASERFKETELPVERAIFTDQYSHGEDLIVTPFAQILASLRAVRNNFLSLTNVPTNKSRRSSGAQGSSTPQPRILAPGEEPYIKLAVETMEELDWCLDQLETIQTHRSVSDMASLKFKRMLNKELLHFSESSKSGNQISEYICNTFLDKQQELDLPSLRIEDAVAAAGSVDARAAKKKDRVQRGPAAMSHISGVKRPLTHTNSFTGERVPLHGVETPHEEELGKLLSDIDKWGIDIFRIGELSNNRPLTCVAYTAFQSRDLLKSLAIPPKTFVTFMMTLEDHYVKDNPFHNSLHAADVTQSTHTLLNTPALESVFTPLEITAALFAATIHDVDHPGLTNQFLINSSSELALMYNDESVLENHHLAVAFKLLQNEGCDIFVNMTKKQRQTLRKMVIDMVLSTDMSKHMSLLADLKTMVETKKVAGSGVLLLDNYTDRIQVLENLVHCADLSNPTKPLPLYRRWVSLLMEEFFLQGDREREQNMDISPMCDRHSATIEKSQVGFIDYIVHPLWETWADLVHPDAQEILDTLEENRDWYQSMIPPSPPSDDQQQLQAGNDQQQQSDKKHFQMTLEEGDESGETLEGNDGGGDGDGGGGGGGGGGGGQTTTFSSQDVGVENDENGADAGM
- the LOC124424362 gene encoding cAMP-specific 3',5'-cyclic phosphodiesterase isoform X8, whose translation is MNDYAILVPHEISSRLARRDSGTMRVTLPLTSFRRHSGCVSTLSRTKPHSKLIYVAVPFDVENGASTLDGGAGGGGGASPSAGLVLQTLPQRRESFLYRSDSDFEMSPKSMSRNSSIASERFKETELPVERAIFTDQYSHGEDLIVTPFAQILASLRAVRNNFLSLTNVPTNKSRRSSGAQGSSTPQPRILAPGEEPYIKLAVETMEELDWCLDQLETIQTHRSVSDMASLKFKRMLNKELLHFSESSKSGNQISEYICNTFLDKQQELDLPSLRIEDAVAAAGSVDARAAKKKDRVQRGPAAMSHISGVKRPLTHTNSFTGERVPLHGVETPHEEELGKLLSDIDKWGIDIFRIGELSNNRPLTCVAYTAFQSRDLLKSLAIPPKTFVTFMMTLEDHYVKDNPFHNSLHAADVTQSTHTLLNTPALESVFTPLEITAALFAATIHDVDHPGLTNQFLINSSSELALMYNDESVLENHHLAVAFKLLQNEGCDIFVNMTKKQRQTLRKMVIDMVLSTDMSKHMSLLADLKTMVETKKVAGSGVLLLDNYTDRIQVLENLVHCADLSNPTKPLPLYRRWVSLLMEEFFLQGDREREQNMDISPMCDRHSATIEKSQVGFIDYIVHPLWETWADLVHPDAQEILDTLEENRDWYQSMIPPSPPSDDQQQLQAGNDQQQQSDKKHFQMTLEEGDESGETLEGNDGGGDGDGGGGGGGGGGGGQTTTFSSQDVGVENDENGADAGM
- the LOC124424362 gene encoding cAMP-specific 3',5'-cyclic phosphodiesterase isoform X12, translating into MSGSSGGLIDFPASTGGGLKRCGGGMSSPSLGAGIAVGGVVGGGLPRTLSTSALRVRPQRRALFWEQCFETASKRDFHGEDLIVTPFAQILASLRAVRNNFLSLTNVPTNKSRRSSGAQGSSTPQPRILAPGEEPYIKLAVETMEELDWCLDQLETIQTHRSVSDMASLKFKRMLNKELLHFSESSKSGNQISEYICNTFLDKQQELDLPSLRIEDAVAAAGSVDARAAKKKDRVQRGPAAMSHISGVKRPLTHTNSFTGERVPLHGVETPHEEELGKLLSDIDKWGIDIFRIGELSNNRPLTCVAYTAFQSRDLLKSLAIPPKTFVTFMMTLEDHYVKDNPFHNSLHAADVTQSTHTLLNTPALESVFTPLEITAALFAATIHDVDHPGLTNQFLINSSSELALMYNDESVLENHHLAVAFKLLQNEGCDIFVNMTKKQRQTLRKMVIDMVLSTDMSKHMSLLADLKTMVETKKVAGSGVLLLDNYTDRIQVLENLVHCADLSNPTKPLPLYRRWVSLLMEEFFLQGDREREQNMDISPMCDRHSATIEKSQVGFIDYIVHPLWETWADLVHPDAQEILDTLEENRDWYQSMIPPSPPSDDQQQLQAGNDQQQQSDKKHFQMTLEEGDESGETLEGNDGGGDGDGGGGGGGGGGGGQTTTFSSQDVGVENDENGADAGM
- the LOC124424362 gene encoding cAMP-specific 3',5'-cyclic phosphodiesterase isoform X13; translated protein: MVQRATTNGELETGNVDEYESTRYFHYLRTLADLTAMASIVAVQFKRMLNKELLHFSESSKSGNQISEYICNTFLDKQQELDLPSLRIEDAVAAAGSVDARAAKKKDRVQRGPAAMSHISGVKRPLTHTNSFTGERVPLHGVETPHEEELGKLLSDIDKWGIDIFRIGELSNNRPLTCVAYTAFQSRDLLKSLAIPPKTFVTFMMTLEDHYVKDNPFHNSLHAADVTQSTHTLLNTPALESVFTPLEITAALFAATIHDVDHPGLTNQFLINSSSELALMYNDESVLENHHLAVAFKLLQNEGCDIFVNMTKKQRQTLRKMVIDMVLSTDMSKHMSLLADLKTMVETKKVAGSGVLLLDNYTDRIQVLENLVHCADLSNPTKPLPLYRRWVSLLMEEFFLQGDREREQNMDISPMCDRHSATIEKSQVGFIDYIVHPLWETWADLVHPDAQEILDTLEENRDWYQSMIPPSPPSDDQQQLQAGNDQQQQSDKKHFQMTLEEGDESGETLEGNDGGGDGDGGGGGGGGGGGGQTTTFSSQDVGVENDENGADAGM
- the LOC124424362 gene encoding cAMP-specific 3',5'-cyclic phosphodiesterase isoform X10 translates to MERLSVAEVLRRKDKRRRRGWTVVVGHEVCFDVENGASTLDGGAGGGGGASPSAGLVLQTLPQRRESFLYRSDSDFEMSPKSMSRNSSIASERFKETELPVERAIFTDQYSHGEDLIVTPFAQILASLRAVRNNFLSLTNVPTNKSRRSSGAQGSSTPQPRILAPGEEPYIKLAVETMEELDWCLDQLETIQTHRSVSDMASLKFKRMLNKELLHFSESSKSGNQISEYICNTFLDKQQELDLPSLRIEDAVAAAGSVDARAAKKKDRVQRGPAAMSHISGVKRPLTHTNSFTGERVPLHGVETPHEEELGKLLSDIDKWGIDIFRIGELSNNRPLTCVAYTAFQSRDLLKSLAIPPKTFVTFMMTLEDHYVKDNPFHNSLHAADVTQSTHTLLNTPALESVFTPLEITAALFAATIHDVDHPGLTNQFLINSSSELALMYNDESVLENHHLAVAFKLLQNEGCDIFVNMTKKQRQTLRKMVIDMVLSTDMSKHMSLLADLKTMVETKKVAGSGVLLLDNYTDRIQVLENLVHCADLSNPTKPLPLYRRWVSLLMEEFFLQGDREREQNMDISPMCDRHSATIEKSQVGFIDYIVHPLWETWADLVHPDAQEILDTLEENRDWYQSMIPPSPPSDDQQQLQAGNDQQQQSDKKHFQMTLEEGDESGETLEGNDGGGDGDGGGGGGGGGGGGQTTTFSSQDVGVENDENGADAGM